CCATGACGACAACAGGTACGAAAAGTGAGGGATAAAGAAAGGCGAAAGTGAGCTTTGGCTCTCTAATCAGAAGGAGAAAATCCTTTTTCAAGATGCCGGAGAAAGAATGCGATCGACCACGTCCCTCTTTTCTAAAGTTTTTTATAGAACCTGTTGGTCGAGTCGTAAGCTTTTGAATAACTCCGGGATATAAAAAGATTTCGAGAAATTCAAGGATCATGATTATCGCAAGAGAATAAAGTAGGAACAGAACCACGTCGTCGGTCTTCCCCAAAATTGAATTAACAAAGGGTGTCCAGGGCAAATAAGGGGCCGTAATAACTCCCTGAAGTGTGCCGAACTGCTCTGCCACATGGTCGGGTCTGGCGAGATCTATGGCCGAGAAGTCCATGAAACGCAGCGTAAAAATAAATGCGAAAAGCGTTACCATAGTCATTATCGAGGAGAGGACTTTGAGGAACCTTCCCCTGGAGAGAAAGACTACCGCGAAAGATATCACACTTGTAATACACAGGATATCTACAACGAAAATGATGAGCAAAACCAATGCCAGCCAGAATCTAAACCCGGAAACTCCCAGTCCACTCAGGGTCGCCAAAAAGACTGGCACAAATAGCAAAATCGGTAACCCGCCGGTGGTAAGGACTTCGGAAAGCTGCACTTTGGCTATGGTCGATTTTTTGACGGGCATCTGTATGAGTAGTTTTACCCTGTCGGAAAAGAAAAGATTCGAAATAACGACGGGTAGATCGCTACCAAGAAGAATCGAGAAGATGATCGCGGAGAAAAAAGTTATGACGATCATTTTCAAATCTATGCCGGTCAATTCCCTCAACTGATCGGACAGCCCGGCAATCCTAGAAAAGTTGGGAATAAAGTACTCCCGCATATAGAAGATGAGCGGAACACTGAACATAATCAAAAAGATAATTGCCAGGGAGGAGATGAGTATAGTTTTCCTTCCCTGGCGGGTGACCAGCCTGGCGGCTTCTTTACTTCTCCATTTAACTATGATAAAGAAATCTCTCATGACTATATTCTGCCATAAAAAAAGGGAGGGCAATGCCCTCCCTTTTTTGTGAATATCGCTTTTCTATTTTCTCCTATCAGTACTCCGGCATCTGTGGCACCGGTGCCTGAGGCTTTTCTTCAGGCTTTTCCGTCAACGCGGCTTCCGTGGTCAGAAGGATACCGGCGATCGAAGCTGCGTTCTGAAGTGCGCTTCTGGTAACCTTTGCGGGATCGATTATACCGACCTTGAACATATCTGTATAAACGTCGTTGAGAGCGTCGTAACCGAATGCCGGGTCATCGTTGTTGAGAATCTTGTCCACGACTACCGCACCGTCGAGTCCGGCGTTTTCCACTATTTGTTTCATCGGTGTGTCGAGAGCTTTGAGGACTACTTTGATGCCGACTTTGATATCCGGGTTATCCGTGCTGTCGAGAAGCTCCTGGAGTCCCTTCTTGGCCCTTGCCAGAACGACACCTCCTCCGGCAACGATTCCTTCTTCAACGGCTGCCCTGGTTGCGGAGAGAGCATCTTCGATTCTGTGCTTCTTCTCTTTCAATTCGGTCTCTGTGGCCGCTCCGACCTTTATAACTGCAACTCCACCAGAGAGTTTTGCGAGCCTCTCTTGAAGGGTTTCCTTTTCGTATTCGGAAGTAGTTTGCTCGATCTGAGCCTTTATCTGTCCGATTCTCTGCTTTATCTTATCGGCATCGCCCTTACCGTCAACGATTATAGTGTCGTCCTTCTTAACCTTTACCATGCCGGCGCTTCCGAGGTCATTGATGGTAGCGTTTTCAAGAGTTAAACCGACTTCCTCGCTGATCACTGTACCGCCAGTGAGCGTCGCTATATCCTGCAACATTGCCTTTCTCCTGTCTCCGAAACCGGGAGCCTTCACTGCAACGGAGTCAAGAGTTCCTCTCAGTTTGTTGAGAACGAGAGTAGAGAG
This portion of the Mesotoga infera genome encodes:
- the groL gene encoding chaperonin GroEL (60 kDa chaperone family; promotes refolding of misfolded polypeptides especially under stressful conditions; forms two stacked rings of heptamers to form a barrel-shaped 14mer; ends can be capped by GroES; misfolded proteins enter the barrel where they are refolded when GroES binds) — its product is MAKILKYSEDARRALERGVDAVAEAVKITIGPKGRNVVLEKSWGSPTITNDGVSIAKEIELEDKFENLGAQLVKEVASKTNDIAGDGTTTATVLAQAMIKEGLKNVTAGANPILLKKGIQKATEKAVAYIRSLSKKISSREDIASVAAISANDTEIGELIAEAMDKVGQDGVITVEDSKTLETYVEFVEGMQFDRGYISPYFVSDPEKMEAIIKEPLILITDKKLSAVKPIVPMLEKVAQAGKPLVIIAEDIEGEALSTLVLNKLRGTLDSVAVKAPGFGDRRKAMLQDIATLTGGTVISEEVGLTLENATINDLGSAGMVKVKKDDTIIVDGKGDADKIKQRIGQIKAQIEQTTSEYEKETLQERLAKLSGGVAVIKVGAATETELKEKKHRIEDALSATRAAVEEGIVAGGGVVLARAKKGLQELLDSTDNPDIKVGIKVVLKALDTPMKQIVENAGLDGAVVVDKILNNDDPAFGYDALNDVYTDMFKVGIIDPAKVTRSALQNAASIAGILLTTEAALTEKPEEKPQAPVPQMPEY